One Deltaproteobacteria bacterium genomic window, GACTCCGGAGACCCGCTCCAGATCACCGGTGTTCCTTCCGCATACGGCCACATCAGCGCCTGCCTTGGCCAGGGCCATGGCGGATACCTCTCCCAGGCCTCTCGTGCTGCCGGTCACCATGGCGACCTTGTTGTTCAGGTCAAAAATATCTGACGGCATATTATCCTCTCCTCAAGCAGAGTGGCCGGTGTTTGACCTTGGGCCAGACGGCGGTGCATCCGTCCTCACATCCGGAAGGCTGCACACAGACTCTATGATTTGTTACCTTCATTCACCCAGGGTGTCAAGGCGTCATCATCTGGCTGGATGAGGTCACCATATCGTCTTCACCTCAATTTAGCACAGGCTTGGGATAGATGCAATTGTCTGTTCGATTACCGGAAATATGGCCCTGACAAGTGAAAAATATTTTCCCAAGGCGGCCTGACCGTGGTACTCCAGCCAGAGTTTTCCCGCTTCTTGGATTTACCTTTTTCGGTCCCCTGGTCTTTGGCTTGACAACACTTCGATACAAGGTGTAACTATATGATATTATATAATGATGTTGGGAACCCCGATATGGTTGCATGAAATGGGAGGTCGGTCTGAAGTAGACATCCGGATACGGAATCAGTATCATAAGATTCGCTCCGAGGTATGTGAATTGGGGATATCACAGATTTTTCACCCTTACCGGGGCGGTATGAATTCGGATTTCTCACTAAAAGATGGAAAACGATTATCCCCTCATGTCCACATCCGTGATCTTTGATGATGGGCCACAAAATGATTTGACCGCATGGGCCATACAGGAGGAGATATGATGAGAACCGGGATGCGGAAGACAAGGAAGAGATGGACGGTGTTTGCTGTGGTGGTTCTCTTTCTTGCGGCCTCGTCCATGACAGATGTTGCCCGGTGTGAAACAGCCAAGGAAATACTGGAAAAGGCCTTTGATTATTACCGCGGCGAGTCTTCAGAAACAGAAGTAGACATGATCATCCACCGTCCCGATTGGGAGCGCAAGATGACACTCAAGGGCTGGAGTAAGGGGAGGGAGGACGCCCTGTTTCGCGTCATCGCCCCGGCCAAAGATGCGGGAAACGGCACTCTCAAGAAGGACCGTGAGATGTGGACCTACAATCCCAAGGTAAACCGTGTTATCAAGATTCCCCCCTCCATGATGTCTCAGGCATGGATGGGGTCTGACTTTTCCAACGATGACCTGGCCAAGTCCGACACCATCCTTCAGGACTACACCCATGAGATGATGGGGGTGGCCTCTCAAGACAACCACAAGGTCTATACGATTAAGCTCATGCCCAGGCCCAACGCCCCTGTGGTTTGGGGAATGCAGCACATGAAAATCCGAGACGATCATATCCTCCTGCAGCAGAGCTTTTTTGACGAAGACATGCAGCTGGTGAAAGCGATGACCACGTCCGACATCGTCATGCTGGGAGGGAAGCTGTTTCCTCGAATCTGGTACATGAGAAAGGGCGAAGACCCTGACGAATATACGCAGGTAATATACAAAGAGGCAAAATTCGACATCCCGATAACGGATGGCTTCTTTTCCATATCCAACCTGAAAGACCCGAGAGTCCGATGACCATGCACGATAAAGGATGATGACTACGCCCGGTTCCCAGGGTTTTTCCAGGGGCAAGGAATCGATCGCCCATGTCCATTAATACAAAAATCGCCTGGCGCAACATCTGGCGGAACAAGAGACGGTCCCTGCTGACCATCTCCGCTATCCTGTTCGCTTCTTCGCTGCTCATCTTTTCCATCTCCCTGCAATTCAGTTCCTACGACACCATGATTGACGCTGCGGTCAAACGGCATACGGGCCACCTCCAGGTGCAGGCTGACGGGTACAACAAGGACAAGAAGATTCGTCTGGTAGTAGAATTTCCCATGCAAGTCATCCAGGCCATTCAAGATCTCCCCCTGATAAGTGCCATATCCCGCCGCGCCAATTCCTTTTGTCTGGTTTCCTCGGACCGGCGCACCTACGGCATCTGGGTGGTGGGAGTGGACGTTGCCAGAGAAAAGGAAGTCACCACCATTTTCCAGGTCATTCGCAAGGGAAGCTATCTTGAGAATGAGAACGGTTATGAAGCCATCATCGGGACCATTCTCGCCAAGAATCTGGCGGTTGACGTGGGCGATGAACTGGTTCTGCTGGGGCAGGGCTTGGATGGCTCCATTGCCGCGAGTGTCGTCAGGGTTAGAGGGATTTTCAGTACCGGCCAGCCCGACTTCGATCGCTCTTCTCTTCAAATGCCTCTGAAGACATTTCAAGAAACCTTCAGCATGGGGGACTCTGTTCACGAGCTTGTGGTCATCACAAAGGATTTGGATAAGCTACCGGCCCTCGCCCAGGCGGTCAGGGAGCGACTTCGATCTTCCTTCCCGTCGGATTCCTTGCAGGTCCTGACCTGGCAAGACCTGTTGCCGGGTCTGGATCAGTCTATTCAGGTGGATATGGTCAGCGGCTGGATCAATTACAGCATCCTGGTGATTATTGTGGCCTTCGGCATCATGAACACCTTTGTGATGTCCGTTATGGAAAGGACCCGGGAATTCGGAATGCTTCTGTCGTTGGGCA contains:
- a CDS encoding ABC transporter permease, translated to MSINTKIAWRNIWRNKRRSLLTISAILFASSLLIFSISLQFSSYDTMIDAAVKRHTGHLQVQADGYNKDKKIRLVVEFPMQVIQAIQDLPLISAISRRANSFCLVSSDRRTYGIWVVGVDVAREKEVTTIFQVIRKGSYLENENGYEAIIGTILAKNLAVDVGDELVLLGQGLDGSIAASVVRVRGIFSTGQPDFDRSSLQMPLKTFQETFSMGDSVHELVVITKDLDKLPALAQAVRERLRSSFPSDSLQVLTWQDLLPGLDQSIQVDMVSGWINYSILVIIVAFGIMNTFVMSVMERTREFGMLLSLGMRPGQVVKLVLLESTFMSLLGIFFGIIGGCLLTYYFQVHGFEIPGAGDIMAQWGMPSRMWPRLSLISILMGPAVILMVTLVMAVFPVLRIFRLEPAKALRAV
- a CDS encoding outer membrane lipoprotein-sorting protein; translation: MMRTGMRKTRKRWTVFAVVVLFLAASSMTDVARCETAKEILEKAFDYYRGESSETEVDMIIHRPDWERKMTLKGWSKGREDALFRVIAPAKDAGNGTLKKDREMWTYNPKVNRVIKIPPSMMSQAWMGSDFSNDDLAKSDTILQDYTHEMMGVASQDNHKVYTIKLMPRPNAPVVWGMQHMKIRDDHILLQQSFFDEDMQLVKAMTTSDIVMLGGKLFPRIWYMRKGEDPDEYTQVIYKEAKFDIPITDGFFSISNLKDPRVR